Genomic DNA from Salinibacter pepae:
AACTCAGCCTGCAGGGTCGCCTCCGCCTCCGCGTAGCCGTCGTCGTAGCCCGCCTCGTAGCCGTCGTCGTGGCCCTCCTCGTACCCTCGGCCCGGCCCGGGCCCTCTACCTTCTCGTCCAGATGTGCCCGCCACTCCGCGTCGGTCCGGGTCGGCTCATTTTCGTCCGGGTGGTCGTCCGCCCCGTCGGTCGGCGGGGCGTCTGTCCCTGTGTCGTCCGGTCCCGAGGGCGCCGCCGGGTCGCTCCCCGATGCGTCCTGCGTCGCGATCTCGTCCGGGCGCACCGTGACCGGCTCGGGCGACCGCCCGGCCTCCCCCGCCCGCAGGACGCGTCCCTGGGGCGCCGCGCCCCCGGCGGCGGGTCCGCGTCGTCGTGCTCCGCCTCCGCCACCTGCTCGGCGGGAATGCGGTCGGCCCCCTCCGCGAGCACGTCCTCGTCGAGCGAGACGGACGTCACGTCCGATGTGTCTGTGTTTTTAATGACACGTCCCATTTCGTGTGCAGGCCGGCAATGCAACAGAACAGCGAAGGGGCCGCTACTCGATGACCGCCTCTTCGGAGGCGCTGGTCAGCGCGATCTCATCCTTCTCTTCGAGCTCCTGCGCGATCTCCAGGATGCGGTTCTGGGCCTCCTCAACGTCGCTCACCCGGACGCGGCCGAGCAGCTCGATCTCCTCGTCGAGGGCCTCGGCCACCCGGTCGCTCACGTTGCGCATGACCTTGTTTTGCAGCTCGTCGGAGGCGCCCTTGAGGCCGAGGGCCAAGTCTTCCTGGTCCACCTCCATGAGCAGCTTCTGAAGGTCCTCCGCCCGAATTTTCGTCAGGTCGTCGAAGACGAACATGAGGTTCTTGATGTCGGAGGCCAGTTCCTCGGAGCGGTCCCGGAGGTTGTCGAGAATGTTTTTCTCGGAGGAGCGGCTCGTCGTGTTCAGGATCTCGGCGGCCTGTTCGATGCCCCCCATAACGCTCGTCTCGGCGCCGATGACGGACCCGAGCTGGTTCCGAATGACCTCCTCGATGTCGTTGATCATCTCGGGGGAGGTGTTGCCGATCGTGGCCAGGCGGTACATGATCTCGCTCTGCAGATCCTCCTCCAGCCCCGAGATGATCTCTGCGGCCTTGCGGGGGTTGAGGTGGGCAAGAATGAGCGCGGCGGTCTGGGGGTGTTCGCGCCGCAGGAAGCCGGTCAGCTGGTCCGTCTCAACCGTCTGCAGGAGGTGGAACGCCGACACCTCCATCGCCGCCTCCACCCGCATCATGACCTCTTCGGCCCGGCGGTTGCCCAGGGCCTCGTTGAGCACCTCGCGGGCGTATTCCACACCGCCCTTCGTTACGTAGTCCTGAGCGCGCGCCACGTCCCGGTACTCCAGGAGCACCTCCTCCACCAGCTCGCTGGGGGCGTTGCGCATGCGGGCCACCTCCACGGACACCTTTTCCACCTCCTTGTCGTTGAGGTGCTTGAGGACGTCGCTGGCCGTGTCCACGCCGAGGGCGATGAGGAGCGTGGCGGCCTTCTGGGCCCCGGTCAGGTCCTCCGGGTCGTCGGGGAGGGCGGTGCCCGGGGCCCCCTCCGGGCTTGGGCTCATCGCCCCGCCCCCTTCCCCCCACCCCGGACGGGTCCGTGGGGGTCATCGGCTCGTCGGCAAACGGAGATGCAGAAGATCCCATGGTCTGTAAGCGGCAAGCAAAAAGCGTAGTGCGACGGGAGGGCGGGCGGGGCGCTACATGGTTTGATCCTCCACGAGCCAGGACCGGATCAGATCGGCGGTCTGCTCGGGGTTTTCTTCGACCTGGTCCTGAATCTCCTCGAACATCTCACTCCGGGCCTCCAGGCGCGCCTTGGCCTCGTCGGAGAGCTTGTTGGTGTACATGTCGTCTTTGACCAGGCTCTCTTCCTCCTCCTCGGTCTCCTGGAGGGCGGCGGGGCCGTCTCCCTCCTCGACCGCCCCGTCCGCCGTCCGCCCCTCGACCTGACGCGATTCGGCGGCCTGGAGCGGCGTGGGCTGCTCCTCCGGGGTCGCGGTGAGGGCCTGCACGAGCGAGCGGGCCACCCAGACGGCCGCCCCAATCGCCACGAGGATGAGCCCGTACCGCAGGTATAGCCGCATCGGGGCCTCCCCGCCGCCGTCTCCGGCAGCCGGCCCGGCCCGCCCGGCGTCGGTGGTGAGGCGGGTCTGCTGAATCGTGAACCGGTCCCCCCGCTCCTCATCGAACCCAACGGCGTTCTTGACGAGCGACTCGATCTTGGCAATCTCCTCCTGGCTGCGCGGCTCGTACGTGGGCTCCCCGTCCGGCCCCGTCGTCCGTTCCTGGTCGACGACCACCGAGACCGTCAGCCGGCTCACATCCCCCACGCTCTTCTCCGACCGCTTCGTGGTGCGGCTCACCTCGAAGTTGCGGACGACCGAGTTCGAATTGCCCGCCTCGTCCCCGCCGCCCTCCTCCCGCATCCGCTCCTCGCTAACGACGGTGGCGCTCTCGGGGTCGACGAGGTCCTTCTCCGTCACCGTGCGGTCGAAGTCGAGCTCCGTGGAGACCCGAACGACGGCATTGTCCGGCCCCACCACCTTCCGGAGCATCGACTGCCCCTGCTTCATGAGCTGCTCCTCCACCGACCGCTGCATGTCGATCTGCGTAGAGGTCATCTGCACGTTCTCGTCCGCGGCGTTGGGGTCGGACAGCATGGTTCCGTCCTGGTCGATCACCTTCACCTGGGAGGGGCTCAGCTTCTCCACCGCGCCCGCCACCAGCTGGGTGACCCCCTGCACCTGCGCCTGCGCCAACGACCCGCCCGCGAGGCTCAGGACGACCGAGGCGCTCGCCTCCACCTGCTGGGCCTCAAACGGATCGTCCTCCGGCTCCACGAGGTGCACGCGCGCACTCTCCACCTGCCCGATGCTCGACACCGTCCGGGCCAGCTCCCCCTCCAGCGCGCGCTTGCTGTTGAGCTTCTGCATGAAGTCCGTCATCCCGAGCGTCCCCTGGTCGAACAGCTCGTACCCGGTCTGCCCGTCGTCGATGGTGCCGTCCGAGCTGAACTGAAGGCGCAACTCGTGCATGGAGGCGCGCGGGACGTACACCGCCGCGCCCTGATTGCGGAGCTCGTAGGGCGTCCCCTCCTCCTTCAGCCGGCTGACCACCCGGTTGGCCGCCTCCGGCTCCAGGTCGCCAAAGAGAAGCGCGTAGTCGGGCTGGCTCGACCAGTAGGCCGTGCCGACGAGAAGGGCAATCGTCCCGACCGCCAACAGCCCGAGCCCCACCTGCTGCCCGGTCGAGAGGCGCCCCAGAAATTGCTGAATGCGGGCGAGAAACGTCTCCATTCGTGGCAAAAACAGCACTAGCACAACGCGAATCCCCAGCCCTTTCACGTCGGGGCGGAGGCCCCGACTGCAGTGTGCGGGTCGTCTAGATCTGCGTCTGCATCAGCTTCTGGTAGGCCTGGAGTCCTTTGCTGCGCACCTCGTTCATGAGCTCGAACTGAAGCCGAGCCTGGTTCATCGAGATCATCACCTCGTGCAGGTCCTTCTCCTCCCCCGCCACGAAGGCGCTTACCTTCTCGTTGGCCGTGTCCTGCGCCTCGTCAACCCCTTCGACCGCGTTCTCGAGCGTGTCGCTGAAGCTGGGGCCGTCGGTCGCCTCGTCCAGGTTGGGGAGATCGTCGCCGCCCCCCTCATCCGTCTGCTGGATGGCGGCCTGGCGGTAATTTTGGAGCTGTGCAGCCTTCATGGCCGTTCGGGGGTCTGTCCGTCGAGTGCGGGGCGTCGTTCCACAAGGAGTTCCAAAAGGACCTGTGCGTGCGGCGGGGGCCGGCGGGGCGTCACCCGGTCACGTCGAGGTTGCCGCCGACGGCGTTCGGATTGACCGTCTGCGCGCCCCGCCCGCGCCCGTAGAGCCGCATCGACAGCTCCGGGTCCTCCGGAAAGTTCTCCTCGATGGCTTGGCGCTCCTGCGTAGTGAGGGCGTCCTCGGAGGCCTCCTGGGTCGCCGCGGCGTCCGGGGCCTGCTGCGCCTCGGAAGATTTCTCGGCGCCCGAGGCAGATTTTTCGGGCCCCGAAGCGGCGCCGGACGACTCCTGCGACGGATTGACGCCCTGGGTGTAGGCCGCGCGGCCGGCCGCGGAGGAACCAATTGTGTTCATGGGAAACAAGGCAACGCGTGCAAGACGACGACGAGGGGGGGCGCGGCGGCTCAGATCTCGAAGGTGCGCTGGGCCATGCTCTTGGTGGCCTCCACCGCCGAGAGGTTGGCCTCGTAGACGCGGTTGGCGGACGTCATCCGGGCCATTTCCTGGGCGACGTTCACGTCCGGGTAGTGGACGTAGCCCTCCTCGTCGGCGTGCGGGTGGGAGGGGTCGTACTCGAGGCGCTCCCGCTCGATCTCCTCGATCTCGGTCTCAGGGCCCAGGGTTCCGGTGGCCTGCTCCGGCGGGAGCGAGGCCTCGCGCAGGTGCCGGGCATTGGTGCTGCGCAGTTCGAGCTGCGGGTCGAGCCCCCCTCGGTTCAGGCGCTCGTAGTCCGCGTTGTCGACCTCCTGCACCGCCCGCTTAATCCGGAACGGGTCCCCGTCCTCTGTGCGCGAGGTGGTGGCGTTGGCGAGGTTCTCCGTGGCGGCGCCCAGCTTGCGGCGCTGGGCCTCCAGGCCGCGGGCGGCGGTCTTCATCGCGGGGAGAAACTGGCTTCCGATCGGCATGGGCAGGGCGTGCTTCTAGGGGATTTTAGGGGAAAGGGGCGCGGGGATCGCGGCGGCTACCGCGCGCTTCCGGTGATGCCCATTCGCATGAGGTCAAAGTGCTCGGTAAGCGCCCGCGAGGCCAACCGCGTGCGCATCTGCGTGTCCGTCAGCGACATGAGCTCCTCCTCGAGCACGGGCGCCTCGTCTTCCACCTCCGTGTCGGGCTCCACCTCCGACTGCTCCCGGAGGCTGCCCGAGTGCCGACGCACGTCCTGCAGCTCCTCTTCGAAGGAGACCGACATCCGGTCGTATCCGGGCGTGTCGATGTTTGCGAGGTTGCTGGACGCGGCCCGCCGACGCTGGGCGTAGGCGGACATCGCGTTGCGCAGAAGGCGAACCTGTGTGGTTTCCATGGCCGAATCGGTCCTGCGGGGAAAGCGCGTCGGGTCTACAATCCAATCAAGCACCGTGCCATGACCGTGGCACTCTGGTGCACCCATCAAGAAATCTGTTATCGGCGAATCCGCCTCCGTGTTAAAATGGAAGGCGTCCTCGGAGAAGGTGGGAAATATTTACACCAACCCGTGGCCCGGATGGCCCCTGCCCCCCCGCCAGACACGCCGTGCGGACCGGTGGCCCGCCTTGAGAAGATGCGGGGCCGGGGTCGGCGTACGGTTTGCGGCCCCAAGAACCACCGCGTTGCCTCCCTTCATCGCCCCCTTCCCGTCCATGCCTCCCGACACGTCCCCCGAGCGCACCTCGGTCCCGACCCTGGAGGTCCCGTCCACCCCGAGCGGGGCGGAGCCTCCCGACGCCGCCGAGGGGGCGTCGTCTCCGGCGGACGGACACGACGAGGCCCTGAAGCACCTGACGTCGGTGCTCACCCGCCACCTCGCCCCCCTCGCGAACACGATTGCCCGCCACGCAGATCGGCTGGTGGATGCGCCCGACCCGAAGCGGCGACGCGAGAGTGCAATGGACGTGCTGGCGGCCTCCGCCCAGATCGACGACCTGCTGGCGGCCCTCCGTCACTACAGCCGCCCCGTCGACGCCTCCGCGCAGCGCGTGCCCGTGTCCGATGTGGTGGAGGACACGATCGGCCTGCTCGACGACACGGCGCAGACGCGGGTCCGGATGAAGGTGGAGCCCGAGGCCGACGCCCCCATCGACGCGGACCCGGCCCTGCTCCGACAGGCCCTGCTCAACCTGTTGCAGAACGCCCTGGAGGCCACGACCGTCCCCGAAACGGTGCTTCTGCGCGCCGCCCGCACCGACGCCGCCCCCCAGGTCGCGTTCGA
This window encodes:
- a CDS encoding sensor histidine kinase, whose translation is MPPDTSPERTSVPTLEVPSTPSGAEPPDAAEGASSPADGHDEALKHLTSVLTRHLAPLANTIARHADRLVDAPDPKRRRESAMDVLAASAQIDDLLAALRHYSRPVDASAQRVPVSDVVEDTIGLLDDTAQTRVRMKVEPEADAPIDADPALLRQALLNLLQNALEATTVPETVLLRAARTDAAPQVAFEVWNDGEIELDDPSVVFQPFYSARPQHLGLGLPIAAHIAEQHDGALRLSTNSVADGGTCFTLQV
- the flgC gene encoding flagellar basal body rod protein FlgC, yielding MPIGSQFLPAMKTAARGLEAQRRKLGAATENLANATTSRTEDGDPFRIKRAVQEVDNADYERLNRGGLDPQLELRSTNARHLREASLPPEQATGTLGPETEIEEIERERLEYDPSHPHADEEGYVHYPDVNVAQEMARMTSANRVYEANLSAVEATKSMAQRTFEI
- a CDS encoding flagellar basal body rod protein FlgB, whose amino-acid sequence is METTQVRLLRNAMSAYAQRRRAASSNLANIDTPGYDRMSVSFEEELQDVRRHSGSLREQSEVEPDTEVEDEAPVLEEELMSLTDTQMRTRLASRALTEHFDLMRMGITGSAR
- the fliF gene encoding flagellar basal-body MS-ring/collar protein FliF, with the translated sequence METFLARIQQFLGRLSTGQQVGLGLLAVGTIALLVGTAYWSSQPDYALLFGDLEPEAANRVVSRLKEEGTPYELRNQGAAVYVPRASMHELRLQFSSDGTIDDGQTGYELFDQGTLGMTDFMQKLNSKRALEGELARTVSSIGQVESARVHLVEPEDDPFEAQQVEASASVVLSLAGGSLAQAQVQGVTQLVAGAVEKLSPSQVKVIDQDGTMLSDPNAADENVQMTSTQIDMQRSVEEQLMKQGQSMLRKVVGPDNAVVRVSTELDFDRTVTEKDLVDPESATVVSEERMREEGGGDEAGNSNSVVRNFEVSRTTKRSEKSVGDVSRLTVSVVVDQERTTGPDGEPTYEPRSQEEIAKIESLVKNAVGFDEERGDRFTIQQTRLTTDAGRAGPAAGDGGGEAPMRLYLRYGLILVAIGAAVWVARSLVQALTATPEEQPTPLQAAESRQVEGRTADGAVEEGDGPAALQETEEEEESLVKDDMYTNKLSDEAKARLEARSEMFEEIQDQVEENPEQTADLIRSWLVEDQTM
- the fliE gene encoding flagellar hook-basal body complex protein FliE; the protein is MKAAQLQNYRQAAIQQTDEGGGDDLPNLDEATDGPSFSDTLENAVEGVDEAQDTANEKVSAFVAGEEKDLHEVMISMNQARLQFELMNEVRSKGLQAYQKLMQTQI
- the fliG gene encoding flagellar motor switch protein FliG; protein product: MSPSPEGAPGTALPDDPEDLTGAQKAATLLIALGVDTASDVLKHLNDKEVEKVSVEVARMRNAPSELVEEVLLEYRDVARAQDYVTKGGVEYAREVLNEALGNRRAEEVMMRVEAAMEVSAFHLLQTVETDQLTGFLRREHPQTAALILAHLNPRKAAEIISGLEEDLQSEIMYRLATIGNTSPEMINDIEEVIRNQLGSVIGAETSVMGGIEQAAEILNTTSRSSEKNILDNLRDRSEELASDIKNLMFVFDDLTKIRAEDLQKLLMEVDQEDLALGLKGASDELQNKVMRNVSDRVAEALDEEIELLGRVRVSDVEEAQNRILEIAQELEEKDEIALTSASEEAVIE